From Chlamydiales bacterium, one genomic window encodes:
- a CDS encoding c-type cytochrome, whose product MYRLKFFVFSTITVLFVGSLLFLSYTFLFPQDETIAPSTLVTADGSHYFRYDEKGKVIPFDLLDPEESPSNIHEAVMQGFHILLDTRQYASEYTKSELSCSSCHFFGGNTLGGENGGISLVGVTNIYPKYSARDNKTISLKQRIQQCFLRSMNGKAPVEDSPVMNALIAYLEWISSELKCCKNIPWLGIKSIKMKKIPDRENGKKMYEKTCASCHQIDGSGTVGVPPLWGAHSFNTSAGMNKLPMLAPFIYWNMPKENPTLSDQEAIDIADYIISMPRPELH is encoded by the coding sequence ATGTATAGATTAAAGTTTTTTGTTTTTAGCACTATTACAGTTCTGTTTGTTGGAAGCCTATTATTTTTATCCTATACATTTCTGTTTCCACAAGATGAAACCATAGCTCCAAGCACATTAGTTACAGCAGATGGCTCTCACTACTTTCGCTACGATGAAAAAGGAAAAGTTATACCTTTTGATTTGCTAGACCCAGAAGAATCTCCTTCTAACATTCATGAAGCTGTCATGCAAGGCTTTCACATCTTATTAGACACCCGTCAATATGCTTCTGAATATACCAAAAGCGAATTAAGTTGTTCTAGCTGTCATTTTTTTGGAGGCAACACCCTAGGAGGTGAAAATGGAGGCATCTCGCTTGTGGGTGTTACAAATATTTATCCAAAATACTCCGCAAGAGACAACAAAACGATTAGCTTAAAACAACGCATTCAACAATGTTTCTTACGTAGCATGAATGGAAAAGCACCTGTAGAGGATAGTCCTGTAATGAATGCCTTAATTGCCTATCTTGAATGGATCTCTAGTGAGCTTAAGTGCTGCAAAAATATTCCTTGGCTTGGAATAAAATCAATTAAAATGAAAAAAATTCCAGACAGAGAAAATGGCAAAAAAATGTATGAAAAAACATGCGCATCCTGCCACCAAATCGATGGAAGCGGAACTGTTGGAGTACCTCCCTTATGGGGAGCTCACTCATTTAACACAAGTGCTGGAATGAACAAGCTTCCTATGCTGGCTCCCTTTATCTACTGGAATATGCCAAAAGAAAATCCCACTTTGAGCGACCAAGAAGCTATAGACATAGCAGACTATATCATCAGCATGCCACGACCAGAACTTCATTAG
- the mnmA gene encoding tRNA 2-thiouridine(34) synthase MnmA has product MAKKTVVVGMSGGVDSSVSALLLKNQGFHVIGLFMKNWEEENEQGVCKASLEYEDVIKVCKQIAIPCFSVNFVKEYQEQVFSHFLIEYKAGYTPNPDILCNREIKFKVLLDKALELGADFLATGHYCQTKEISGEYRLLRGLDANKDQSYFLYTLKESILRKVLFPIGALDKKEVRRIALEHNLSTHAKKDSTGICFIGKRNFKEFLSKYLAITPGNFENLRGEIIGRHDGSAYYTIGQRKGLKIGGAGDAWFVVGKDTARNVVIVEQGEDHPALYGSSLVATDISWVSDNDPKYPLHCTSKIRYRQPDANCTITHQENDKLVVTFSSPQKAITPRQSIVFYDHDICLGGAMIETQI; this is encoded by the coding sequence ATGGCAAAAAAAACCGTCGTCGTTGGAATGTCTGGAGGTGTAGATTCCTCTGTCTCTGCTCTACTTTTAAAAAATCAAGGCTTTCATGTAATTGGCCTTTTCATGAAGAATTGGGAAGAAGAAAATGAACAGGGTGTGTGCAAAGCAAGCCTTGAATATGAAGATGTCATCAAAGTTTGTAAGCAAATTGCTATCCCTTGCTTCTCTGTTAATTTTGTAAAAGAGTACCAAGAGCAAGTATTTTCTCATTTTTTGATAGAGTATAAAGCAGGCTATACCCCCAACCCCGATATTCTTTGCAACCGAGAAATTAAATTTAAAGTGCTATTAGATAAGGCTTTAGAACTAGGCGCAGACTTTCTTGCAACAGGGCACTACTGCCAAACAAAAGAAATTAGCGGAGAATACCGTCTACTGCGAGGATTAGATGCAAACAAAGACCAAAGCTATTTCCTCTACACCCTTAAAGAATCCATTTTACGAAAAGTTCTTTTTCCAATAGGAGCTCTAGACAAAAAGGAGGTGCGGCGCATTGCATTAGAACATAATCTATCTACCCATGCTAAAAAAGATAGCACTGGCATCTGTTTTATTGGAAAGAGGAACTTTAAAGAGTTTTTAAGCAAATACTTGGCTATCACTCCTGGTAACTTTGAAAATCTAAGAGGAGAAATCATTGGGCGACACGATGGCTCTGCTTATTACACCATAGGCCAAAGAAAGGGACTCAAAATTGGAGGTGCTGGAGATGCCTGGTTTGTGGTTGGCAAAGATACAGCTCGAAATGTTGTCATCGTTGAACAAGGAGAAGATCACCCCGCCCTTTATGGCTCATCTCTTGTTGCAACAGATATCTCTTGGGTTAGCGATAATGATCCCAAATATCCTCTACACTGTACATCAAAAATACGCTATCGCCAGCCAGATGCCAATTGCACAATTACACATCAAGAAAATGACAAACTCGTTGTCACCTTTTCTTCTCCTCAAAAAGCAATTACCCCAAGACAATCTATCGTTTTTTATGACCATGACATCTGCCTTGGTGGCGCCATGATTGAAACCCAAATTTGA
- a CDS encoding histidine phosphatase family protein, whose protein sequence is MNPRTPLVYLLRHGQTEWSLSGQHTGLTDIPLTEKGKKEASLIAAGIHDVSFVKAFSSPLSRALETAQLAHLNCPIETRTDLLEWDYGEYEGIKTKDILIKNPGWNLFDHGAPRGENLDEVAKRADHIIREIRNINGDVAVISHGHYLRVFAARWLLQPPLFGKLIYLNTASISIVGYEHNMQEPIIKTWNSICHLK, encoded by the coding sequence ATGAATCCGCGTACCCCACTCGTCTATCTTTTAAGGCATGGCCAAACTGAATGGTCACTTTCTGGTCAGCACACAGGACTTACTGATATTCCTCTCACTGAAAAAGGAAAAAAAGAAGCCAGTTTAATTGCAGCAGGGATCCATGATGTCTCTTTCGTCAAAGCATTTTCTAGCCCACTTAGTCGCGCACTAGAAACAGCTCAACTTGCACACCTCAACTGTCCTATAGAAACGCGCACAGATCTGCTAGAGTGGGATTATGGTGAATACGAGGGAATAAAAACCAAGGACATCCTTATTAAAAATCCTGGATGGAACCTATTCGACCATGGAGCTCCAAGAGGCGAAAACCTCGACGAAGTTGCTAAAAGAGCAGACCATATCATCCGTGAAATTCGAAACATTAATGGCGATGTAGCTGTCATATCGCATGGACACTATCTACGTGTTTTTGCTGCAAGGTGGCTCTTACAACCTCCTCTCTTTGGCAAACTTATCTACTTAAATACAGCATCTATCAGCATCGTTGGATATGAGCATAACATGCAAGAGCCCATCATCAAGACATGGAACTCTATTTGCCATCTTAAATAA
- a CDS encoding copper-translocating P-type ATPase, giving the protein MGDIKKEYICPMHPQVHETLPGFCPFCGMALELKNIALENTEDKELNEMQRRFWLSFILTLPIFLFAMTPFLWPSNSVWVQAVLATIVVFYGGSSFFIKAWFSILKLSLNMFSLVSLGVLTAYIYSVIHLVLQEKDVYFESASVITTLVLLGQVLELRTRQKTGSAIKALLSLSPEKATRVKGDKDETVALEDIVIGDVLRVKPGEKVPLDGKIVFGSTSIDESMITGEWIPVLKEAQSEVIGATLNQKGSFLMEVTKIGKETMLARIVEMVNEARRSVAPIQRVVDKISAYFVPIVLLIACFTLIFWGYFALNPSFSVAIMRAVAVVIIACPCALGLATPMAIMVGIGKGAKEGILIRDAKSLETFAKADILLFDKTGTLTEGKPSLIKLECFQGIKEEEALQMAASIEHLSEHAFSFAIVERAKLLGMPLKQVDGFLSVTGKGVLGSIEGKEILVGSLRFLQEKGVLVPVDEVSKKSSSVYLAINQKIMAIFTFADRLKKDVEDVVELLHQEKMHLVMLSGDRKEVAESVGKQLNMDEIYAEVLPEDKKKHVEHFQKSGHIVAMAGDGINDAPALAKADISIAMGTGTHVAMESANIVLVKGSLYGILKARKLSRSIRRNISQNLFLAFFYNILAIPVAAGVLYPAFGFSLSPMIASAAMVLSSLSVVGNALRLSRK; this is encoded by the coding sequence ATGGGAGATATAAAAAAAGAGTATATTTGCCCCATGCATCCACAAGTTCATGAAACTCTTCCTGGGTTTTGTCCTTTTTGTGGCATGGCATTGGAATTAAAAAATATTGCTCTAGAAAATACTGAAGATAAAGAATTAAATGAGATGCAAAGGCGTTTTTGGTTATCTTTTATACTCACGTTGCCCATTTTTCTTTTTGCAATGACTCCCTTTCTTTGGCCATCTAATTCTGTTTGGGTTCAAGCTGTTTTAGCAACTATTGTTGTATTTTATGGAGGAAGTTCATTTTTTATAAAAGCTTGGTTTTCCATTTTAAAACTGTCTTTAAACATGTTTTCATTAGTCAGTTTAGGCGTTTTGACAGCGTATATTTACAGTGTTATTCACTTGGTTTTGCAAGAAAAAGATGTCTATTTTGAGTCTGCTTCTGTAATTACTACACTTGTTCTCTTAGGACAAGTGTTAGAACTACGCACACGGCAAAAGACAGGTTCTGCAATTAAAGCGCTTTTGAGCTTAAGTCCAGAGAAAGCCACTCGCGTAAAAGGTGATAAAGATGAAACAGTTGCCTTAGAAGATATTGTGATAGGTGATGTTTTAAGGGTAAAACCAGGAGAAAAAGTACCGCTTGATGGAAAAATTGTCTTTGGGAGTACAAGCATTGATGAGTCGATGATTACAGGAGAGTGGATACCTGTTTTAAAAGAGGCTCAAAGCGAAGTTATTGGGGCTACACTTAACCAGAAAGGCAGTTTTCTTATGGAGGTTACAAAGATCGGGAAAGAGACAATGCTTGCACGTATTGTAGAGATGGTAAATGAGGCAAGAAGAAGTGTGGCTCCCATACAAAGGGTAGTAGATAAAATATCGGCCTATTTTGTTCCTATTGTTTTATTGATAGCATGCTTTACACTGATTTTCTGGGGCTACTTTGCATTGAACCCCTCTTTTTCAGTAGCTATTATGCGAGCAGTAGCTGTTGTTATTATAGCATGTCCATGCGCTTTGGGGCTTGCAACGCCTATGGCCATCATGGTTGGAATTGGTAAGGGGGCAAAAGAGGGTATTTTAATTAGAGATGCCAAGAGTCTAGAAACTTTTGCAAAAGCAGACATACTCCTGTTTGATAAAACAGGGACGCTAACAGAAGGTAAGCCCTCTCTTATAAAGCTAGAGTGTTTTCAAGGAATAAAAGAAGAAGAAGCTTTGCAAATGGCTGCAAGTATTGAACATTTAAGTGAGCATGCCTTTTCTTTTGCAATTGTAGAAAGAGCAAAACTTCTTGGAATGCCTCTTAAGCAGGTGGATGGGTTTTTATCGGTGACTGGAAAAGGGGTTTTGGGATCTATTGAAGGTAAAGAAATTTTGGTAGGTAGCTTGCGTTTTTTACAAGAAAAAGGTGTTTTAGTTCCTGTGGATGAAGTAAGTAAAAAAAGCTCTTCTGTGTATTTAGCTATTAATCAAAAGATTATGGCTATTTTTACTTTTGCAGATCGTTTAAAAAAAGATGTTGAAGATGTTGTCGAGCTATTACATCAAGAAAAGATGCATCTTGTCATGCTCAGCGGTGATCGAAAAGAGGTTGCAGAATCTGTTGGAAAGCAGCTTAATATGGACGAAATTTATGCTGAAGTGCTTCCAGAAGATAAAAAAAAGCATGTGGAACATTTTCAAAAAAGTGGGCACATTGTAGCAATGGCAGGGGATGGTATTAATGATGCACCAGCTCTTGCAAAAGCTGATATAAGCATTGCCATGGGAACAGGAACTCATGTTGCTATGGAAAGTGCCAATATAGTCCTTGTCAAAGGCTCTCTTTATGGTATTTTAAAGGCAAGAAAATTGAGTCGCTCAATAAGGCGCAACATTTCACAAAATTTGTTTTTAGCTTTTTTTTATAACATACTTGCAATTCCTGTTGCAGCAGGTGTTCTTTATCCGGCATTTGGATTTTCTTTAAGCCCTATGATTGCAAGTGCTGCTATGGTCCTAAGTTCTTTGTCTGTTGTTGGCAATGCTTTAAGACTTTCTCGAAAATAA
- a CDS encoding MFS transporter, translating into MGIANAVPMPLVGSTLAIWLTEYGFGKDEIGLFALMGLPFSLKLLWYPFITRVSLPFFAKSPRKGWLLFSFLGMSLSLFCMSLVEPAEKPIFLAILLVFLYLFVSCLYMVGIAYELESLKEECYRKGSATFLMGYRVGLLSAGGIALYIAYLFEWSWVFAFLSLLLFIGSIFIFFQREPFKSHAILKEKREELLQYNSLMQSFWHEIILKPCKAFLQRKDWLVIIFVITTFNIGDNMAKVMEGPFCMSLGFNKADLATATNMWGFCMAICGAFVAGFFFKKTDLLRSTVALGAIHAFTLMSYYVLTIVGKSFFFLYMTAALDHFTAGMAMTIITCFLWRICDKRYIIVQYALFWSLYTFKADIFACAGGFLAAFLPWNLFFSLTACFSVLAALLMWKFVRNSSSLVVVTSHS; encoded by the coding sequence ATAGGCATTGCTAATGCAGTGCCTATGCCTTTAGTAGGCTCAACACTTGCGATTTGGCTTACAGAATATGGCTTTGGCAAGGATGAAATTGGCTTATTCGCTCTTATGGGTTTGCCATTTAGCCTAAAGCTTTTATGGTATCCTTTCATTACAAGGGTATCTCTTCCTTTTTTTGCAAAGAGCCCAAGGAAAGGGTGGTTGTTATTTTCTTTTTTAGGAATGAGCCTCTCTCTTTTTTGTATGAGTTTGGTAGAGCCCGCTGAAAAGCCCATTTTCCTTGCCATACTTCTTGTATTTTTATATTTGTTTGTAAGTTGCTTGTATATGGTAGGAATTGCTTATGAATTAGAGTCTTTGAAAGAAGAGTGTTATAGAAAAGGGTCTGCAACTTTTTTAATGGGGTACCGTGTTGGCTTGTTATCTGCAGGAGGAATTGCTCTTTATATAGCTTATCTTTTTGAATGGTCGTGGGTATTTGCATTTCTGTCTCTATTATTGTTTATTGGCTCTATTTTTATCTTTTTTCAAAGAGAGCCTTTTAAGTCGCATGCAATATTAAAAGAGAAGAGAGAAGAATTATTACAATATAATTCATTAATGCAGAGCTTTTGGCATGAAATTATCTTAAAGCCTTGTAAAGCTTTTCTTCAGAGGAAAGATTGGCTTGTAATCATTTTTGTGATTACTACATTTAATATTGGTGATAACATGGCAAAAGTCATGGAAGGCCCCTTTTGTATGTCTCTTGGCTTTAATAAGGCAGATCTTGCAACAGCTACAAATATGTGGGGATTTTGTATGGCTATTTGCGGAGCGTTTGTTGCAGGGTTTTTCTTTAAAAAAACAGATCTTTTGCGATCAACAGTTGCTCTAGGAGCAATTCATGCCTTTACTTTAATGAGTTATTATGTTCTTACAATTGTTGGAAAATCGTTTTTCTTCCTTTATATGACAGCCGCTTTAGATCATTTTACAGCCGGCATGGCGATGACAATTATCACATGCTTTTTGTGGAGAATTTGTGATAAACGCTACATTATTGTTCAGTATGCCTTGTTTTGGTCTCTATATACGTTTAAGGCAGATATTTTTGCATGTGCTGGTGGCTTTTTAGCCGCTTTCTTGCCATGGAATCTTTTCTTTTCCCTAACTGCTTGCTTCAGTGTACTAGCAGCTCTTTTGATGTGGAAATTTGTGCGAAATTCTAGCTCTCTAGTAGTAGTAACTTCTCATAGTTAA
- a CDS encoding phosphate-starvation-inducible PsiE family protein, which produces MLAVKVLAFIVAIIVWLSLVDVVVHTYRQYEHALFDVESLIVSLGNVLLVLIAIEVFLNIVFYLIKDAINVSLVLATALTAVARKVIILDYKSIEPLYVFAIAAVIVALGVAYFLTKKSKPIA; this is translated from the coding sequence TTGCTAGCCGTTAAAGTGCTTGCCTTCATTGTAGCAATCATTGTATGGCTCAGTTTGGTGGATGTTGTTGTGCATACGTATAGGCAATATGAGCATGCTTTATTTGATGTAGAAAGTTTAATCGTTTCTTTGGGGAATGTCTTACTAGTTTTAATTGCTATTGAAGTTTTCCTAAATATCGTTTTTTATTTAATCAAAGATGCTATCAATGTTTCATTGGTTTTGGCAACCGCCTTAACGGCCGTTGCTCGTAAAGTAATTATTTTAGATTACAAGAGTATTGAGCCGCTCTATGTTTTTGCAATTGCCGCAGTTATTGTAGCGCTTGGTGTGGCTTATTTTTTAACAAAAAAGAGTAAACCGATAGCGTAA
- a CDS encoding YXWGXW repeat-containing protein: MSYTKVFRVISALMVAASLQAQDVQYSDAQDDNQNEDQIDYSQTMVTVEPPASLQEQIPVSPGDNYVWQNGYWSWDNSNWVWVPGIWVIAPYAGAGWIRGGWGWNNGGWWWRGGHWDRDFWNGHGWEHHWGNGWHGGHEWHGGHGGGHEWHHGGGHGGGHGGGHGGGHGAGHGGGHGGGHGGGHGGGHGGGHGGGHR, from the coding sequence ATGTCCTACACAAAGGTTTTTAGAGTTATAAGCGCATTGATGGTTGCAGCATCATTGCAAGCGCAAGATGTGCAATATAGTGATGCTCAAGACGATAATCAGAATGAGGATCAGATAGATTACAGCCAAACAATGGTTACTGTTGAGCCTCCGGCTAGTTTACAAGAGCAAATTCCTGTAAGTCCGGGAGATAACTATGTGTGGCAAAATGGTTACTGGTCTTGGGATAACTCCAATTGGGTTTGGGTGCCTGGCATTTGGGTGATTGCACCTTATGCTGGGGCTGGCTGGATAAGAGGCGGCTGGGGCTGGAATAATGGTGGCTGGTGGTGGAGAGGTGGTCATTGGGATAGAGACTTCTGGAATGGCCATGGCTGGGAGCATCACTGGGGAAATGGTTGGCATGGTGGTCATGAATGGCATGGAGGACATGGCGGTGGTCATGAATGGCATCATGGAGGTGGTCACGGAGGTGGACATGGCGGCGGTCACGGAGGTGGACACGGTGCAGGACACGGTGGAGGACATGGAGGTGGTCACGGAGGTGGACACGGTGGAGGACATGGCGGCGGTCACGGAGGTGGACATCGCTAA
- a CDS encoding TauD/TfdA family dioxygenase, which translates to MKQKFNRGAVMSDFTAKFINQEELPLVIEPKDKNIQLQEFLDLLKQENSYFKQQLLKHGGILFRNFPLSNAADFEKFINQLNTGHSIDYVGGDSPRTKVHGNIYTSTEAPPSFKIPLHNELSFVNKYPRHIYFFCETPPIDKGETIIADSRRVYRDVCDDVKARFIEKQLKYVSCYFYKSKMMNFIAKGSHKSWIQVFETEDKAEVERKCRENDFGFKWNRKDWLEVSQIRPAVINHPVTNEEVWFNQVQLFDFNPRFLGMGKYLGAKLFYCQKHMKLHEVFFADGSRIPRKDIYHVLDVLDKNTLAFPWQKGDVIVLDNVLAMHGRAVFSGKRRILTAMTG; encoded by the coding sequence ATGAAACAGAAGTTTAATAGAGGGGCTGTGATGAGCGACTTTACTGCAAAGTTTATTAATCAAGAGGAATTACCTTTGGTGATAGAGCCAAAGGACAAGAACATACAACTTCAGGAATTTTTAGATCTATTAAAACAAGAAAATTCCTATTTTAAGCAGCAACTTCTTAAGCACGGAGGGATCTTATTTCGCAATTTTCCTCTGTCAAACGCTGCTGATTTTGAAAAATTTATCAACCAGTTAAATACAGGTCATTCCATTGACTATGTTGGAGGTGATAGCCCGAGGACAAAAGTTCATGGTAATATTTATACATCTACTGAGGCGCCCCCCTCCTTTAAAATCCCACTGCACAATGAGCTTTCCTTTGTAAACAAGTATCCTAGGCACATTTACTTTTTTTGTGAAACGCCTCCTATAGATAAGGGTGAAACGATCATTGCTGATTCAAGACGGGTATACAGAGATGTATGTGACGATGTAAAGGCACGTTTTATAGAAAAGCAGTTAAAGTATGTCTCTTGCTATTTTTATAAAAGCAAGATGATGAATTTTATTGCCAAAGGCTCTCATAAGTCATGGATTCAGGTGTTTGAAACGGAAGACAAAGCCGAAGTAGAAAGAAAATGTAGGGAAAACGATTTTGGTTTTAAGTGGAATAGAAAGGATTGGTTGGAGGTGAGCCAGATAAGGCCTGCTGTGATTAATCATCCTGTAACAAACGAGGAAGTGTGGTTTAACCAAGTTCAGCTTTTTGATTTTAACCCAAGATTTTTAGGTATGGGAAAATACCTTGGTGCCAAGCTCTTTTATTGTCAAAAGCATATGAAGTTACACGAGGTCTTTTTTGCAGATGGCTCTAGAATACCAAGAAAAGATATATATCATGTACTTGATGTGCTTGATAAAAATACGCTAGCCTTTCCATGGCAAAAAGGGGATGTTATTGTCTTAGATAATGTGCTTGCAATGCACGGAAGAGCTGTTTTTTCTGGAAAAAGACGGATCTTGACAGCTATGACAGGATGA
- a CDS encoding MFS transporter, with protein sequence MNSKEAKKSLIAASIGNALEWYDFGLYGFLATTIQKLFFPFQTTSHGIFSVFVIFAVGLFMRPLGGLIFGHIGDKIGRKTALIASIATMAIPTFLIGLLPTYASAGITATYLLIATRLLQGLAVGGEMIGAMIFLTEHAPQEKRGVSSCLVYSVGSLGGLLGAMAGVLAHTFFTEEELLSGGWRWPFLVGILIGGIGLYIRLKIKETPLFIKLQNNNNTAIKPFREAIQRHLKEIIIIFLLISFQATGFYLPFVYLTTWLTENAHFSSRNALLLNTFGIFLLTPLILGFAALSDKIGRRKILLTSTLCICALAYPLFWLLSFIAKSSLPFAYSFIPVSLFSLLTAAFQGPLAATLTELLTTKNRYMSLVIGYNTSAALFGGLTPLLSIYLVSLMHIPEAPSFLLIFTGLIAFFTILFFVKETFKKQIE encoded by the coding sequence ATGAATTCCAAAGAAGCAAAAAAATCTCTTATTGCAGCCTCCATTGGAAATGCTCTTGAATGGTATGACTTTGGACTATACGGCTTTCTTGCAACAACTATACAAAAATTATTTTTCCCATTTCAAACTACATCACATGGCATATTTTCTGTTTTTGTTATATTTGCCGTCGGTTTATTTATGAGGCCTCTGGGAGGACTTATCTTTGGACATATCGGCGATAAAATTGGAAGAAAGACAGCCCTTATTGCATCCATTGCAACTATGGCAATTCCTACATTCCTAATAGGCTTACTTCCTACTTATGCAAGCGCTGGTATTACAGCAACCTATCTACTCATTGCTACAAGGCTATTACAGGGGCTTGCAGTGGGTGGTGAGATGATTGGAGCCATGATCTTTCTTACAGAACATGCCCCACAAGAAAAAAGAGGTGTATCAAGTTGTTTAGTATACTCTGTGGGCTCGCTAGGTGGCTTACTTGGCGCTATGGCTGGAGTTTTAGCTCATACTTTTTTTACGGAAGAAGAACTCTTAAGTGGTGGATGGCGATGGCCCTTTTTAGTTGGCATTTTAATCGGTGGGATAGGCCTTTATATCCGATTAAAAATTAAAGAGACCCCCCTCTTTATCAAACTACAAAACAATAATAATACTGCCATTAAACCCTTTAGAGAGGCCATCCAAAGACACCTCAAAGAGATCATCATCATTTTTCTTCTTATCTCTTTTCAAGCAACAGGTTTTTACCTTCCTTTTGTGTACCTAACCACGTGGCTTACAGAAAATGCTCATTTTTCAAGCAGAAATGCTCTTTTACTCAACACATTTGGAATATTTCTACTTACACCTCTTATTCTTGGTTTTGCAGCACTCTCTGATAAGATAGGCAGAAGAAAAATCTTATTGACAAGTACTCTTTGCATCTGTGCTCTTGCATACCCTCTCTTTTGGCTTTTATCCTTTATTGCAAAGTCCTCTTTACCATTTGCCTATTCTTTTATCCCTGTAAGCCTATTTTCCCTGCTTACAGCCGCTTTTCAAGGCCCACTTGCAGCAACTCTTACAGAACTTCTAACCACTAAAAACCGCTACATGTCCCTTGTCATTGGTTATAATACGAGCGCAGCTCTCTTCGGAGGCCTTACACCTCTTCTATCCATCTATCTAGTAAGCCTTATGCATATCCCAGAGGCACCTAGTTTCCTACTTATTTTTACAGGGCTCATTGCTTTTTTCACCATACTCTTTTTTGTAAAAGAAACATTTAAGAAGCAAATCGAATAA
- a CDS encoding lipase maturation factor family protein → MGPDNYSLISALFPKLLGIIYFIAFGGFLFQIKGLLGEKGILPIKAFLRYIKMRIGPSGYFYVPTLFWFNSGNKALVSVVATGTLCSLLLIINNDPAYTPIFLILLAILHLSIVSAGQDFLSFGWETTLLEITYITIFLSLSSPPNPFIWISLNLLLFRLHFEGGMSKLLSHDKNWRNLTAVAFHYQSQPIPNVIAWYVHKLPLSFHKVSCALMLFIEIVVPFAIFLSEDIRGITFLLLLGLQLMILLTGNFSYLNWMTILFSTILISNHYLNHLLQPKSWEFLDATLWCSIVGVIFILLQLASLWNFLLPTKKILIRLFSWIEPFHPINKHGIFAVMTTKRLEIVIEGSNDQINWYEYTFFFKPSEITRRPRWFAPYHPRLDWRVWFLPFTNYASSYWFQQFIECLLLGSSDVLKLIRKNPFPNEPPLFIRVLLYDYEFSDKETKKNTNVWWKRTLISSYSPILTLNRHENRLLA, encoded by the coding sequence ATGGGACCAGATAATTATTCTCTTATTTCAGCACTCTTTCCAAAACTTCTTGGCATCATCTATTTCATTGCATTTGGAGGCTTTTTATTTCAAATTAAGGGCTTATTGGGAGAAAAGGGCATCCTTCCTATTAAAGCCTTTCTTCGTTATATAAAAATGCGCATAGGCCCTTCTGGCTATTTTTATGTGCCAACGCTTTTTTGGTTTAATTCAGGCAATAAAGCTCTTGTATCTGTAGTTGCTACAGGCACTCTTTGCTCCCTTCTTTTAATCATCAACAATGATCCTGCCTATACCCCCATTTTTTTGATCCTTTTAGCTATTCTACACCTTTCTATCGTGTCCGCAGGGCAAGATTTTTTAAGTTTTGGCTGGGAAACCACACTCTTAGAAATCACTTATATTACAATCTTTTTAAGTCTTAGCTCACCTCCAAACCCTTTTATTTGGATAAGTCTCAATCTTTTACTCTTTCGACTGCATTTTGAGGGAGGCATGTCCAAACTACTTAGCCACGATAAAAACTGGAGAAATTTGACAGCTGTTGCCTTTCATTACCAATCTCAACCCATTCCCAACGTTATTGCCTGGTACGTACATAAATTACCTCTATCCTTTCATAAGGTATCTTGCGCCCTTATGCTTTTCATAGAGATTGTTGTTCCTTTTGCTATCTTTTTAAGTGAAGACATAAGAGGTATTACTTTTCTTCTTTTACTAGGACTTCAGCTCATGATTTTACTTACAGGCAATTTTTCTTATCTCAACTGGATGACGATACTCTTTTCTACAATTTTGATTAGCAATCACTACTTAAACCATCTTTTACAGCCCAAGTCCTGGGAATTTTTAGATGCCACCTTATGGTGTTCTATTGTAGGCGTTATTTTTATTCTCCTTCAATTAGCCTCCCTTTGGAACTTTCTTCTCCCTACAAAAAAAATACTCATACGCCTATTTTCTTGGATAGAGCCTTTCCATCCTATCAACAAGCATGGCATATTCGCTGTAATGACAACAAAACGCCTTGAAATTGTCATTGAAGGTAGTAATGATCAAATCAATTGGTATGAATATACCTTCTTCTTTAAACCCTCAGAAATTACAAGACGCCCTAGATGGTTTGCACCCTACCATCCACGCCTTGACTGGCGCGTATGGTTTTTACCTTTTACAAATTATGCCTCTAGCTATTGGTTTCAGCAATTTATTGAATGCCTACTTCTTGGCTCTTCAGATGTACTTAAGCTCATTCGAAAAAACCCTTTTCCAAATGAGCCTCCCCTATTCATCAGAGTGCTTCTTTATGACTATGAATTTAGCGACAAAGAGACTAAAAAAAATACAAACGTTTGGTGGAAACGCACACTTATAAGCTCTTATTCGCCCATATTAACACTAAACAGACATGAAAATAGACTTCTTGCATAA